The following nucleotide sequence is from Deltaproteobacteria bacterium.
AATGTCCATGGGACTTAACAACATATAAATGGAAGATTGAGGCTGATGCACTTAATCTTTTTGTAAAGGGATTAAAGGATAGAAAGATACTCGGCAGAAAATGCCATAAGTGCGGTACGGTCTACGTTCCGGGCACATCGTACTGCAGAAAGTGTCTCATAGATATTGATGAGGTTGTTGAAGTGAAGCCGGAGGGTACGCTTGATGCGTTTACCGTTACCATCTCTGATATCCATGGAAACCCTGTTGAAAAGCCCTTTATAACGTGTACCGTAAGGCTTGAAGGCTCGGATTCACTTATTATGGGAACACTTGAAGGCTGGAAAGATTGGCGAGAAGTAAAAGAGGGCATGAAGGTTAAGGCTGTATTGAAAGATGTTACACAGGGTGCGCTCAGCGATTTATCGCATTTTGAGCTAATAAATTAAAACGTATTAAAAACAAAAAGGAGGGGTATATGAGAAAATTATTGTTAGCAACAATTATCAGCATAATTGTTGTATCTCTGAGTTCCAAGATAAGTCGTGCAGATAATTCAAACTCAATCATGGAAAAGCTTGCAATTACTTCACCGGGATTGCTTGAAAGTATTCTTCAAAATGGACAGATGGTTTATATTGATAATGTAAAGTCTGGGGAACCTCAATATGTAACGGGTATAGTATTGTTTAATGCTCCTATAGAAACTGTGTTTAGTACAATCACGAATTACGATCAGTATGCCGATCACATTCCTCAAACTACAGACGTAAAGATTTTAC
It contains:
- a CDS encoding Zn-ribbon domain-containing OB-fold protein; translated protein: MAKETRTIECPWDLTTYKWKIEADALNLFVKGLKDRKILGRKCHKCGTVYVPGTSYCRKCLIDIDEVVEVKPEGTLDAFTVTISDIHGNPVEKPFITCTVRLEGSDSLIMGTLEGWKDWREVKEGMKVKAVLKDVTQGALSDLSHFELIN